The Verrucomicrobiota bacterium DNA segment GTCATCACGGCGAGGCGCTTTCTCACTTCAACGCCGGATCTTTTTCCGCATCGGCTTTGCGATAGAGCCCGGTGGGGATCAACAACTGCGCCGGCACGGGTTCCCCCGCGAAATGCTTCAAGATCGCTCGCACCGTCTCGACGCCAATCTTGTCCGGGAACTGGATGGGATCGGCGTAGATTTTTCCTTCCTTGATCGCTTGTTTGCCTTCCGGCTGACCATCGAACCCGACGAGCTTGGTTTGATCGGCCTTGCCCGCTTTCTCCAAAGCGGCCCGGGCGCCCAGCGCGCTCGGATCGTTGATGGCGAATATGCCGGCGACGTCGGGATGCGCCTGGAGCAGATCTTCGGCGGCTTTGTAGCCTTGATCTTTCACGCCGCCGCTCGGCAGTTCGGCGACAATTTGGATCTTGCCGCGGGCGCCTCCAGCATTGTGCTGGCCGATCACTTCTTTGAACCCTTGAACGCGCAGGATGCACGATTCAACGATCTTGTGGTCGAGGATCGCGATTTTGCCGCCGGATTCTCCGAGCGCTTCAATGATCGCCCCGGCGGCCTCCTTGCCGCCGCTGTAATTGTCCGTGGCGATGTGCGAGACGACTTTGGCCCCGGGCGCCAGGCACGCGATATCCGCCGTGAAAACCGGGATGCCCGCGGCATTCGCTTCCTGGATTGCCGGCCCGATCGACTTGGAATCGCACGGGGTCAGGACAATGGCCGCGACCTTTTTGACGATGAAATCCTTGACCTGATTCTGCTGTCTCGCGACGTCGAACTCGCCGCTGACCACGAGCACGTCGTAACCGGCCTGACGCGCCTCGGCCGTCATGCTGTCGGCGATCTCTTTGAAGAAGGGATTGGTGAGCGTCAACACCGACAAGCCGATCGTGCCTTTGGTCTTGAGCGAAAGCCGGACCCGGCTGGCGTCGGCGTCCGGGCCCGTCGATGGACTTTCACCCTGCTGGCCGCAGCCCATCGCAAATACCAAACCGAGGGCAGACCAGCACAGCCGCGTGGCAGTGGAAAGAGAGGTGTTCATGAGCTGGCGTCTCCAAACCGAAGTCAGGCCGCGCAGTGGAAGGCCTTGATCCGTCCGAATTCCGGGAGCTTGCCGTCCTTCTTCTTCTGTTGCCCGACCGCGCCGGCCAGGAACAGGCGCGCGCCGTCCGCGCTGAACGCGGCGCTGGTGACGCGCATTTTCGTGTCGAGTCCGTGGAGCAGTTTGCCGGAACTGGAATCGAATAAAGCCGCGTTCCATTTCCCTTGAGCCAGCCGCCCCGCCATGAAAAAGCACTTTTGGGACGGGTGAAACTCGATCGTTTCCATCAAACCGTTGCCTCGATCGCCGTCCTCAATCTCCCCCGTCTTGCGCGGCGGATTTTCGCGCCAGGCGAATCGCTGCCAGGTTTGTTTGCCGTTGCCGGCCATCGGGTCGCGCATGGGCCCCATGCCGCAAACGAACAGTTCGTGGCCGTCCGGGGTGAAGGCCATGGCGAAAATCCCGCCACAGTAATGATGGCTTTTGATGATTCCCCAACTGGTGAAATCCGGCGTCGCCCACGCCGCCGCCAGCTCGCCGCGGGTCAAATCCCAGACCCGGACATCGCCCATCATGTTGGCTGCCGCGACGCATCGGCTGTCCGGACTGAACGCCAGCGACAACACCGACGGTCCGAGCGAAACGCTGCGCCGCAATTCACCGGTCTGAACATCGAACACGCGAACGGACGGCTCTTGTTCGGGTCCCGGCTCGTACTTGTATCCGCCGGCGAGGTACTGCCCCGTGACCGAGGCCACGAGTCTTTCATCGGGTGACACCGCCATTTGCCAGGACCAAAACCGGTGAGCCCGGACTTGGCGGACCGGCTTGCGGCTCGCGAGATCGAACCAATGCAACACCCCATCGTATCCCGCCGAAATCAAGAGCTGGCTCGTGGGCAAATGCCACACACCGGAAGCGTAACTGTCGTGCTTCAGGAGGCGTTCAAAGTTCCCCGTGTCGACGTCCACCTGGTAAACCCCTCCGTCGAAGCACGCCGCAAAGAGCTGGCGCCCATCGCTCGCCGCGTCGAGCGCGAGGACCGCAGTCGGCAACTTGTGCTCTTTGACTGGCTCGGCCTTCAACAGCGTGGCCTCGCCTTCGGATTTGGGTTTGTCGTCCCCTGAGTTCATGCCAGCACCTCCTCAATGGGCTTGGCGCGCTCTTCCACCCGATAAAACGTCGCCAGGTTCGGGATGTCGTACTCGGCATGCGGATCGATGCCGAGCGCGGTGAAAATCGTCGCGAAAAGATTTTTTTCGTTGAACGGTTTCTCCGTGACCTCGACCCCGTCGTCATCCGTGGCGCCAACCACGACGCCGCGTTTGATGCCGTGGCCCGCGAGCGCCAGGCTCCACGCGTCCGGATAATGATCGCGGCCCCGGCTGGCATTGAGCCAAGGCGTGCGGCCGAATTCCCCCATCATCACCACCAGCGTGCGTTCGAGCAGACCGCGCTGTTCGAGATCGGTGATCAAATGGTAGATGACCTGATCCAGTTCTGGCACGAGCATCTGGTAAATCTCGTGCTGGAAGACATGGCAATCCCAGGTCATGCCGTTTGCCACCATCACGAACGGGGCGCCGTTTTCGACC contains these protein-coding regions:
- a CDS encoding substrate-binding domain-containing protein — translated: MGCGQQGESPSTGPDADASRVRLSLKTKGTIGLSVLTLTNPFFKEIADSMTAEARQAGYDVLVVSGEFDVARQQNQVKDFIVKKVAAIVLTPCDSKSIGPAIQEANAAGIPVFTADIACLAPGAKVVSHIATDNYSGGKEAAGAIIEALGESGGKIAILDHKIVESCILRVQGFKEVIGQHNAGGARGKIQIVAELPSGGVKDQGYKAAEDLLQAHPDVAGIFAINDPSALGARAALEKAGKADQTKLVGFDGQPEGKQAIKEGKIYADPIQFPDKIGVETVRAILKHFAGEPVPAQLLIPTGLYRKADAEKDPALK
- a CDS encoding WD40 repeat domain-containing protein, coding for MKAEPVKEHKLPTAVLALDAASDGRQLFAACFDGGVYQVDVDTGNFERLLKHDSYASGVWHLPTSQLLISAGYDGVLHWFDLASRKPVRQVRAHRFWSWQMAVSPDERLVASVTGQYLAGGYKYEPGPEQEPSVRVFDVQTGELRRSVSLGPSVLSLAFSPDSRCVAAANMMGDVRVWDLTRGELAAAWATPDFTSWGIIKSHHYCGGIFAMAFTPDGHELFVCGMGPMRDPMAGNGKQTWQRFAWRENPPRKTGEIEDGDRGNGLMETIEFHPSQKCFFMAGRLAQGKWNAALFDSSSGKLLHGLDTKMRVTSAAFSADGARLFLAGAVGQQKKKDGKLPEFGRIKAFHCAA